The genomic segment TTATTTTTTTCGACCGATTGAATAAAAAGATTAAGTTTTTTCCCAACTATATCACAAAGTGAAACTAATTCATGATATAACCTTTGATCTTTTAAGGACTTAGTTTCGAAAAGGGAATCCAAATGATCGCGGGTCTCATCGTTTGATGCCTGGGCAAAAACTAAAAATCGGATGTACTCCTGCTTATACCGCCTTCTGCCATAGCCTTCGACTATATTTGATCTCACTGACTTTGCCGAACGTCTGATTTGACTCCCAGTTTCATACATTTCGAATTTAGGAAGGGTAAGTGACATAGCATGTATTTTATTTGATTGTGCTCTCGCTAATTTCCAGATTTCCTGATTCCTGTAACTCATGATGATTGATTTTATTCAGGTTTGATACAAAATCTAAAGGATCCAATGATTACTATCCAGTCTCCAGTCTCCAGTATCCAGAATCAATTTTTCTTCTTCTCTCTCCAAGTCTCATACTCCCTCTCCTGCTCTTCTCTATTCTTCGGAACCTCCCGCAACGGTTCACACTCTTTCCACTCGTTTTTCATATCTGATGGTAATTTCTGATACCAGGCTGTTCCCTCCGTTTTCCACTCCAGCATCTCATCGGATACATCTTTGATGATTTTTGCCGGATTTCCTACAACTACTTTTCGATTGGGAATCTCCATCCCTTCGGACACAAAAGTCAGAGCACCTACGATGCATTCATCTCCAAGATTTACATTGTCCATCACCACGGAATTCATTCCAATTAAACAATTCTTACCAATGGTTGATCCATGAATGATTGCTCCATGTCCGATATGGGCTGACTCTTTCAGTGTGACTGTCACTCCCGGAAACATGTGGATCGTACAATTTTCCTGAACGTTACAGCCATTCTCAATCACAATTTTTCCCCAATCTCCCCGAATGGCCGCGCCGGGACCGATGTAGACATCTTGTCCAAT from the Balneolaceae bacterium genome contains:
- a CDS encoding transferase hexapeptide repeat family protein codes for the protein MIYEFKGYKPVIHESAFIHPQAAVTGNVIIGQDVYIGPGAAIRGDWGKIVIENGCNVQENCTIHMFPGVTVTLKESAHIGHGAIIHGSTIGKNCLIGMNSVVMDNVNLGDECIVGALTFVSEGMEIPNRKVVVGNPAKIIKDVSDEMLEWKTEGTAWYQKLPSDMKNEWKECEPLREVPKNREEQEREYETWREKKKN